From Plasmodium brasilianum strain Bolivian I chromosome 5, whole genome shotgun sequence, the proteins below share one genomic window:
- a CDS encoding SPRY domain has protein sequence MGKSEQRFEMEKSSPYDTDSGEKEKVLLTAENSSDSTKLRKNCYIKNSINVLNSGSKCNKKRKIEAKGEETKVKRGSKNTENDENDENDENDENDENDENDENDETVGYYVNLNNNDRNKQEEKNGEIIKNKETTETSEKTEKTEKTNTELDKVDPIPDEYSTNLIINKGKETDDDTKNGKNTTTEVKEVQNKFEIGQSTKKDINKNDEKKADDVIKIAIYKEVPGENDINSEEEIKELEKSRFCENEKLNNDIKENKKIKEGNKNKGAYVQSEVSHKKKDNVKYFIDYRNYRSKNNVTFSTKYKDSCINLSNDKLTCYGDKGWSSVFVNNGADIGKWYYEIKIEKPVQNFNFLGYKDKIIKINPHIRVGFACRYMRYDYPIGTDKYSYCVNSKNGRIFNSSISYDCMDPIKVGDIIGCYLNLKNKNSYNFDPRSDKKLYEYLQNGILCDPKHPPALKKNYGSSIFFSLNGQIKKNAFFDIYEGFYHPSVSLYMGACARINLGPHFTYIHLNDYVPCIFMEPPIIL, from the coding sequence ATGGGAAAATCGGAGCAGCGTTTTGAAATGGAAAAGAGTAGTCCTTATGATACTGATTCAggtgaaaaggaaaaagtatTATTGACTGCAGAAAATTCTTCAGACAGTACaaaattaaggaaaaattgttatataaaaaacagtataaatgtattaaattCAGGTAGTAAGtgtaataaaaagagaaaaattgAAGCAAAAGGGGAGGAAACAAAAGTTAAGAGAGGGAGCAAAAATACGGAAAACgatgaaaatgatgaaaacgATGAAAACgatgaaaatgatgaaaacgATGAAAACgatgaaaatgatgaaacCGTTGGGTACTATGTGAATCTGAATAATAATGACAGAAATAAacaggaagaaaaaaatggggaaattataaaaaacaaagaaacaACAGAAACATCAGAAAAAACAGAGAAAacggaaaaaacaaataccGAACTTGATAAAGTGGATCCCATCCCAGACGAATATAGCACCAATTTAATCATAaacaaaggaaaagaaaCAGATGATGATACAAAAAATGGGAAGAATACTACTACAGAAGTAAAAGAGGTACAGAACAAATTTGAAATAGGGCAAAGCACCAAAAAAgacattaataaaaatgatgaaaagaaGGCTGATGATGTTATTAAAATTGCTATATATAAAGAAGTCCCTGGTGAGAATGATATAAACAGTGAGGAGGAAATTaaagaattagaaaaaagCAGATTTtgtgaaaatgaaaagttaAACAACGATATtaaagagaataaaaaaataaaagagggGAATAAAAACAAAGGGGCTTATGTCCAATCCGAGGTAAGTCATAAGAAAAAGGAtaatgttaaatattttattgattATAGGAATTATAGAAGTAAAAACAATGTAACCTTTTCAACGAAATATAAAGATAGTTGTATAAACTTAAGTAATGACAAACTCACATGTTATGGAGATAAAGGATGGTCAAGTGTTTTTGTGAATAATGGTGCAGATATTGGTAAATGgtattatgaaataaaaattgaaaagcctgtacaaaattttaatttcttaggttataaagataaaataataaaaataaatccaCATATAAGAGTAGGTTTTGCGTGTAGATATATGAGGTATGATTATCCCATAGGAACAGATAAATATAGCTATTGTgttaatagtaaaaatggGAGAATATTTAATAGCTCCATAAGTTATGATTGTATGGATCCAATTAAAGTGGGTGATATAATTGGgtgttatttaaatttaaaaaataaaaatagttacAATTTTGATCCAAGATcagataaaaaattatatgaatatttgcAAAATGGTATTTTATGCGATCCAAAGCACCCACCtgctttaaaaaagaattatggttcgtctatatttttttccttaaatggacaaataaaaaaaaatgctttttttgatatatatgaagGGTTTTATCATCCCTCTGTTAGCTTATATATGGGCGCATGTGCGCGAATTAATTTAGGGCCACATTTTACGTACATTCATTTAAATGACTATGTCCCGTGTATATTTATGGAACCGCCAATTATTTTGtga
- a CDS encoding alpha/beta hydrolase: MKSEQVIDEELMDERMSDERGANKCVKENGEEKKKVEHHKDKIYEESEIPLADQLGYKNVEITYNKSWNRNGEEYTMKDEGMKWKSEASFSEDGIIKKIKESKEKVEEKDDKVNIIKLKKKKKKEYNILGTSSKNVNMIKINEQEKKNTFMLFPSDENGKDLENKNITSLLNEITTTEKEDHHDKKKKKEKKLKEKDVNFSEKIEIIERENHEEEKLEVCDSKKKVRRKYLTALKCIISSRDDGKSYPVCSCNDEIGPLDHSCSNENNTIISSTISINERMCSRDEGGRKSEKSRRKEKWSLKHRIIQRYKKKSSCFNDDQDDAHENEKEKYHTKERKEGEQLEGEERTNEEEKFITYKVPRYLRKKNIKCPFVYRKVFYGKYGIVNYDLKGRSKGTLVITFHGLNGTNLTFLEIQKMLIKYKFQVLNFDLYGHGLSACPKYNHRKRTYGIDFFLSQTEELLNHLKLLHKDFYLIGFSMGCVIATSFAKKYIKQVKKIILISPVGVLEKKPFVLKILKMFPFLINISSFFMLPCFIKKKRFKNRGSKYNNFKNSTLKNNDSKNNDITNSDSSDYLYNRIMWQVFVKKNITHSILGCINNLKMWSAHDIFKEVGLNHLPVLILCGEKDNICNVHVFKNTSKFFNNCHLIIFKNASHLVLVEKMQEINSCVLTFFRFPNNADLKSFHHMFPVDKVGNSVLYEKANLF; encoded by the coding sequence ATGAAGAGTGAACAGGTGATAGATGAGGAGTTGATGGATGAACGGATGAGCGATGAAAGAGGCGCAAATAAATGTGTAAAGGAAAATggagaggaaaaaaaaaaagtagaacatcataaagataaaatatatgaagagAGTGAAATACCCTTAGCAGATCAGTTAGGctataaaaatgtagaaataacatataacaaGAGTTGGAACAGAAACGGGGAAGAATACACTATGAAAGATGAAGGGATGAAGTGGAAAAGTGAGGCATCATTTAGCGAAGATggcataataaaaaaaataaaagaaagtaaagaaaaagtGGAGGAGAAGGATGACAAagtgaatataataaaattaaaaaaaaaaaaaaaaaaggaatataatattctagGGACTAGTAGTAAAAACGtgaatatgataaaaataaatgagcaagaaaaaaagaatacttTTATGCTTTTTCCAAGTGACGAAAATGGTAAAGACTTGGAGAATAAGAACATCACCTCCTTACTAAACGAAATAACAACAACTGAAAAGGAGGATCATCATGataagaagaagaagaaagaaaaaaaattaaaagaaaaggatGTAAATTTTTcggaaaaaattgaaataatagaaagagaaaatcatgaagaagaaaaattggAAGTGTGTGATAGTAAAAAGAAGGTGCgtagaaaatatttaactGCTTTAAAATGCATAATTAGCTCAAGGGATGATGGAAAAAGTTATCCAGTTTGTTCTTGTAATGATGAAATCGGTCCCTTGGATCATTCATGTAGCAATGAAAACAATACCATCATATCATCAACAATAAGCATAAATGAAAGGATGTGTAGCAGAGATGAAGGAGGAAGAAAGAGTGAAAAAAGTaggagaaaagaaaaatggagTTTAAAGCATAGAATAATACAAaggtacaaaaaaaaaagtagttgTTTTAATGATGATCAAGATGATGCtcatgaaaatgaaaaggagaAATATCACACAAAGGAAAGGAAGGAAGGTGAACAACTAGAAGGTGAAGAAAGAACAAATGAGGAAGAAAAATTCATTACGTATAAAGTTCCAAGATATTTgaggaagaaaaatattaaatgccCTTTTGTATATAGAAAAGTTTTTTATGGGAAATATGGAATAGTAAATTATGACTTAAAGGGAAGAAGTAAAGGAACATTGGTTATAACATTTCATGGATTAAATGGAAcaaatttaacatttttggaaatacaaaaaatgttaataaaatacaaatttcaAGTACTTAACTTTGATTTATATGGACATGGATTATCAGCTTGTCCGAAATATAATCATAGAAAAAGAACATATGgtatagatttttttttatcacaaACAGAAGAATTGTTAAATCATTTAAAACTGTTACATAAAGATTTTTACTTGATAGGTTTTTCAATGGGTTGTGTTATTGCTACAAGTTTTGCAAAAAAGTATATCAAACaagtaaagaaaattattttaatttctccTGTTGGggttttagaaaaaaaaccGTTtgtattgaaaatattaaaaatgttccCCTTcctaattaatatttcttcttttttcatgttaccgtgttttataaaaaagaagagattCAAAAACAGAGGttctaaatataataattttaaaaacagtaccttgaaaaataatgattcaaaaaataatgatataacaaATAGTGATTCTTCAgactatttatataataggATAATGTGGCAAGTATttgtaaagaaaaatattacgcATTCTATACTAGGATGTattaacaatttaaaaatgtggAGTGCTCATGACATTTTTAAGGAGGTTGGTCTTAATCATTTACCagttttaatattatgtGGTGAGAAGGATAATATTTGTAATGttcatgtttttaaaaatacgtccaaattttttaataattgtcatctaattatatttaaaaatgcttCTCATCTAGTTCTAGTAGAAAAAATGCAAGAGATTAATTCATGTGTACTCACTTTTTTTCGCTTTCCAAATAATGCTGATTTAAAGTCTTTTCATCATATGTTCCCCGTTGATAAAGTAGGTAATTCAGTTCTTTACGAAAAGGCCAACCTTTTTTGA
- a CDS encoding cis-prenyltransferase: MDGNRRFAKDKGMHTSLGHYMGSKTLIQIIEICVRLNIKILSVFSLSLLNYNRSPEEIHFLFYLNLLILINEEFFFNFVKDHKIRIKVIGNLSYVNEHYRKIIHDIEQKTKEFDNLTLNIFFSYTSRNEMSLCKFNPNLYYDTYKNLLQERKICYSTIALRNTIKRDIGEYVQSSAINETIHSKKIHEMKCYCGQRSFLDEEQLKIVKYHKKLLTSDLPPPNILIRTSGEQRLSDFMLYQVGRKAEKNKKLLH, from the exons ATGGACGGGAATAGAAGGTTTGCAAAGGACAAGGGGATGCACACGTCCTTGGGCCATTACATGGGTTCCAAAACGTTAATTCAA aTCATAGAAATATGCGTTAggttaaacataaaaattttatccgTGTTTTCACTATCTTTGCTAAATTATAATAGAAGTCCTGaagaaatacattttttgttttacttaaATTTGCTCATCTTGATTAATGAAGAATTCTTTTT TAATTTTGTAAAAGACCATAAAATACGAATCAAAGTAATTGGAAATCTGTCCTATGTTAATGAGCATTACAGGAAAATTATACATGATATAGAACAAAAAACGAAAGAATTTGACAA ctTAACTTTGAATATCTTTTTCTCGTATACCAGTAGAAATGAAATGAGTCTTTGCAAATTTAACCCAAACTTGTATTatgatacatataaaaatttactacAAGAACGAAAAATTTGTTATTCTACAATTGCATTAAGAAATACGATAAAAAGGGACATAGGTGAATATGTACAAAGTAGTGCAATAAATGAAACAATTCACTCGAAAAAAATTCATGAAATGAAATGTTATTGTGGACAACGTTCTTTCTTAGATGAGGAGCagttaaaaat AGTtaaatatcataaaaaattacttacAAGTGATTTGCCACCtccaaatatattaatacgaACATCTGGGGAGCAGAGACTGTCAGATTTCATGTTATATCAAGTTGGACGAAAAGcagaaaagaacaaaaagttATTGCATTGA